ATTGTTGAAAACCAATGAGCTCTTAACGCGTTTCCCTGAAGTTTTAGCAAAGTACCAAGATCGTTTCCGTTATATTTTGGTTGATGAGTACCAAGATACGAATCACTCTCAATATCTGATTGTTAGAGCTTTGTCGGATAGATTTCAGAATATTTGTGTGGTGGGAGATGATGCGCAGAGTATTTATGCCTTCCGTGGTGCGAATATCAATAACATTCTGAATTTCCAAAAAGATTACGAAGGTGTAATTATGTTCCGTTTAGAGCAGAATTACCGTTCGACAAGAAACATTGTAGAAGCGGCAAATACCGTGATGGAACATAATAAAACCAAACTAGATAAAGTAGTTTGGACAGCAAACGAGTTTGGACCAAAGATTAAAGTTCATAGAAGTTTGACTGATGCAGAAGAAGGTCGTTTTGTAGCAAGCACGATTTTTGAACAGAAAATGCAAAATCAATTGCATAATGGTGCTTTTGCAATTTTGTATCGTACCAATGCTCAGTCGCGCGCGATGGAAGATGCTTTGAGAAAACGTGACATTCCGTATAGAATTTATGGTGGTTTATCTTTTTATCAACGTAAAGAGATTAAAGACGTTTTATGTTATTTGCGTCTGGTTCTAAATCCAAAAGACGAAGAAGCTTTGGTTCGTGTAATCAATTATCCAGCACGTGGAATTGGAGACACAACAGTTGAAAAATTAACTATTGCTGCCAATCATTACAAACGTTCGATTTGGGAAGTAATGGTAAATATTGATAAAATTGATTTAAAATTGAATGCTGGAACAAAGAACAAATTGAAAGATTTTGTTACTATGATCCAGAGTTTTCAGGTTATCGATCAGAACCAAGATGCTTTTTATATTACAGACCACGTTGCAAAGAAAACCGGATTAGTTCAGGAATTGAAGAAAGATGCTACTCCAGAGGGGATGGCGAAAATTCAGAACATCGAAGAGCTTTTAAACGGTATTAAAGATTTTACCGAAGGGCAAAGAGAAATTGACGGAGCAAGAGGTGCGCTTTCTGAGTTTATGGAAGATGTAGCTTTGGCAACAGATTTGGATAAAGATACAAACGATGATGATCGTGTTGCTTTGATGACCATTCACTTAGCAAAAGGACTGGAGTTTCCGCATGTATTTGTGGTAGGAATGGAAGAAGATTTGTTTCCAAGCGCTATGAGTATGAGTACGAGAAGTGAATTGGAAGAAGAGCGCCGTTTATTCTATGTGGCATTAACCCGTGCAGAACATCAAGCGTATTTGACCTATGCTCAGTCTCGTTATCGATGGGGAAAACTAACGGATAGTGAACCTTCTCGTTTTATTGAAGAAATTGATGGTCAGTTTTTGGAATATTTGACTCCAGCCGAAACAAATTATCGTTATAAGTCTCCAATTGATGGCGATATTTTTGGAGATGTAGATAAATCAAAATTGCGATTGGCAAAACCAGTAGGAGGAACTCCGCCCAAACATATTACAGACAACAGTCCGAAGCCTGATTTAAATATTAGAAAACTAAAACCAGTTTCGGGAAATGCGCCAAGTAATGGAAATTCGAATTTATTTGATAGTAAATTGACCGTAGGAAATATTGTCATGCATGAACGTTTTGGAAAGGGAGAAGTGATGAATTTAGAAGGTGTTGGTCCAGATAGAAAAGCAGAAATTAAATTTGAAGTAGGAGGAATTAAGAAATTGTTGTTAAGATTTGCTAAATTAGATGTCGTAGGATAAAAATGTTTCAAGTTTTAAGTTTCAGGTTTCAAGTTATTACAAAGTAATTTGAAACCTGAAACGTTAAACAAGTTAAACTTTAAACTAAAAAGAAAAATGGCCGAATTTATAAAAATATACCCAGATAAACCTAGTGAAGCTGCTATTGCAAAAGTGGTAAAAGTGCTTCAGAATGGTGGTTTGGTAATTTATCCAACTGATACTGTTTATGGGTTAGGCTGTGATATTACCAATTCGAGAGCGTTAGAAAAAATTGCTAGAATAAAAGGAGTAAAACTGGAGAAGGCAAACTTTTCCTTTATTTGCCATGATTTGAGTAATTTGTCAGATTATGTAAGGCAGATCAATACTTCAACTTTTAAGATTTTAAAGAGAGCCTTGCCAGGACCTTATACTTTTATTTTACCTGGAAATAATAGTTTGCCGAAAGAGTTTAAAAAGAAAACTACAGTTGGTATTCGTGTGCCTGATAATAATATTATATTGGAGATTGTTCGCCAGTTAGGAAATCCGGTTGTTTCAACTTCTATTCGAGATGAAGATGATGTAATAGAATATACTACCGATCCAGAATTAATTTTTGAGAAATGGCAGAATATTGTAGATCTTGTAATCGATGGTGGCTATGGAGATAATGTAGGTTCTACAATTATTGATCTTTCTGAACATGAGCCAGTTATCGTAAGGGAAGGTAAGGGAGATATTGATATTTTGTAAAAAAATACACTAAAAGTATAATAGTATAGAAATTATGAGTAACTTTATTATGTTAAAATTTAGTTAGTTACTTAAAAATAATGCTATTCTTGATTTATATTTAATTGGTTATTAAAAAAATTAAGGATACATAAAAGCAGGTCATTAGACCTGCTTTTTCTGTATTATAAAGTATGTGAAACTCTAATTATTTTTGTTGTTTCTTCATTTCTTTTTCAATCATATCATAGAATTGATCGATTTTTGGCATAACAACAATACGAGTTCTTCTGTTACGAGCTTTGTTCTCAGCAGAATCGTTTGCAACTAATGGTACATAAGAACTTCTACCTGCAGCAATTAATTTAGCTGGGTTAACACCAAGATCGTTTGTTAATACACGAACGATAGAAGTAGAACGTTTAACACTTAAATCCCAGTTGTCTAAGATAATACCGTTGCTTTTGTAAGGAACGTCATCAGTGTGTCCTTCAACCATACATTCGAAATCTGGTTTGTCGTTTACAACTTTTGCAACTTTAGCTAAAACAGATTTAGCTTTGTCACTTACGTCGTAGCTTCCGCTTTTGAATAATAATTTATCAGCGATAGAGATAAATACAACCCCTTTTTCAACATTGATTTCGATGTCTGGATCGTTGATTCCAACTGCACCTTTCAAGCTTGTAACTAATGCTAAAGTAACACTGTCTTTTTTAGTTAAAGCATCTTGAAGTCTAGAGATTTTCAAATCTTTTTCTTTTAAACTTTCAAGAGATTTTTCAAGGTTTTCAGCACCTTTAGTAGTTAAGATAGTTAAATCTTTAGAGCTGTTGATTAAATCTTGATTATGTTGTTTGTAGCTTTCAGCTGTAGCAGCTAATCCAGCTTTTTCTTCTAAGCACGTATTTAATTTTACAGTACAAGAGTTTAACAAATCTTGAGTCTCTTTGTTTTTAGCTTCCAACTCTGCATATTTCTTTTTAGAAACACAAGATGTTAGGGCCATTAATACTGATAGTGCGATAACTATTTTTCTCATAAATTTAATTTTAATTAGACTTGATTACAAATTTAGTTTTTAATATTTTGAATACTGTTAAAGATTTCTTTAAATAAGGTCAATTTCTTGATGTAATAAAGGAAAACGATGCTTTTCACCGAATAGTATTGCTGTATTTGAAAATCTTTTCGTTTTTTAAGATATTTTAAAGATAAGCAATAAAATGAAAAATGTGCTTTTAAAATGGCAAGAGTGTGCCCGAATTTACCTTGTGTAAGAAAACGGATACCGGCAATGCCATCTAATACCATGCGGAAAAAAATTACAAAGAATAATCCTTTTGAAGGCAGATTTTTAACCAACATTAGCAATGAATTTCTAAAATTCAAATAAGTTTTTTTAGGATTTCCTTGCTGTAAAGTTGCGCCACCAACATGATAAACAACAGATTGGTAATTATATTTTATAATATGCCCTTCATTTGCAGCTCGCCAGCATAAATCAATTTCTTCCTGATGCGCAAAGAAACTTTCGTCAAAACCTCCTAATTCATGAAAAACGTTCTTTCTGATAAAGAAACAAGCGCCGGAAGCCCAGAACAATTCAATATTATCATTGTATTGCCCATAGTCTTTTTCAATTGTATCAAATATTCTTCCTCTGCAAAAAGGAAATCCGTATTTATCGATAAAACCACCGGCAGCACCTGCATATTCAAAGTATTCCTTGTTTTTAAAATCAAGAATTTTTGGCTGAATAATAGCGGTTTGATTTTCTTTTTCGAAAGTGTCTAGAATGGGCTGAAGCCAGTTTTCTGTGACTTCAATATCTGAATTTACTAATGCATATATTTCAGCATCAATATGTTTTAAGGCGTCATTATAACCTTTTGCAAAACCATAATTGCCTGAATTTTTTACAATTTTTACAGTTGGAAAATGTTCTGTAACATACGCAACAGAATTGTCCGTAGAATCATTGTCAGCAACGTAAATCGCTGCTCCTTCTGAAAACTGAATAACAGATGGTAAAAACTGCTCCAGCAATTTTACTCCGTTCCAATTTAAAATTACAACTGCTATTTTTTCCAAAAGTATTTAGTTCTTTATTATTTGTTAGTGGTTTTCTTTATAGTCTGGCAGATTTTTTAAAAACTCATATTTCTCGTTTTCAAAATCCATTTGACAATAAAAATGGTTCAGTCCGTTGGTAACATTCAAAAACCGTGCCTGCATTGTCATATTGTAACGTGCAATTTGATCAAAAGTTGCTTGAGAGATTTTAACTTCTGGAGCTTTGCACTCTACTAATATGTGTATAGAACCATCTGGGTTAAATACAACAACATCGTATCGCTTTCGTAATCCGTTGACGGTTAAAACTTTCTCGACATTAATAAGTGATTTTGGGTATTTTTTTTCATGCATTAAAAAATGAACTACGTGTTGGCGAACCCATTCTTCTGGCGTAAGAATTATAAATTTTTTCCTGATTTCATCAAAAATAGACACTTTATTTTCGCTATTTTTGAATCGGAAAGTATAAGCAGGGAAATTAAGTTTAAGCATAAAGCAAAAATATAAAATAGTTTCAGGTTTCAAATTTAAAGTTTCAAGTTTTGAAGCATAATTTGAAACCTGAAACTTGAAACAAAAGATTGAATGGACGAAGTAGTAAAAATTGTTAACGATATTAAAGCCGGAGATATTAAACCGATTTATTTTTTAATGGGCGAAGAACCTTATTATATAGATAAATTGTCTGAATATATTGAACAGAATGTATTAGCTGAAGAAGAAAAAGGTTTTAATCAGACAGTTTTATATGGAAGAGATGTGTCAATTGATGATATTGTTTCAACGGCCAAGCGTTATCCTATGATGGCTGAACGTCAGGTTGTTATCGTAAAAGAAGCGCAAGATTTGTCCAGAACAATCGATAAAATAGAATCTTACGTAGAAAATCCAATGCAAACAACTGTTTTAGTTTTTTGTTATAAATATAAGACACTAGATAAACGTAAAAAAGTTACTAAGCTATTAGGACAAAAAGGCGTTGTTTACGAAAGTAAAAAATTATATGAGAACCAAGTAGGAGACTGGATTAAACGCGTTTTGGCTGGAAAAAAATATACAATTGATCCTAAGGCAAATGCCATGCTTGTAGAATTTTTAGGTACAGATTTGAGTAAGATCAACAATGAGCTAGAAAAACTACAGATTATTTTACCGCAAGGCACGATGATTACTGCGGAGCATATTGAAGAGAATATTGGTTTTAGTAAAGATTATAATGTATTCGAACTTAGAAAAGCAATCGGAGAACGTAATCAATTGAAAGCGTATAAGATAGCAGAAAATTTTGCTCATAATCCTAAAGAATATCCTTTAGTTATGACTACTGGGTTGGTATTTGGGTTCTTTGTCCAACTTTTAAAATATCACGGATTAAAAGACAAGAATCCTAAAAACGTTGCAGCAACACTTGGAGTAAATCCGTTTTTCTTAAAAGAATATGATTTGGCAGTAAAAAACTATCCAATGAGAAAGGTGAGCCAAATTGTTGGAGCCTTACGTGATATTGATGTTAAAAGTAAAGGTGTAGGTGCCAACGCGTTACCGCAATCGGATTTACTAAAAGAAATGCTCTATAAAATATTTAATTAAGCCATTAAAATTCACGATATTTGCGTTTCTAAAAATTTTACTACTTAAAAATAATTGCACAATTATGGGAATGAATAAAAACACCATTTTAGGATGGGCAACTTTAATAATGGTACTTATGGGGTTGTTGCTTATAGCTCTTGGAATCTTTAGATATAGTGATGTTTCAGGATGGGGATTTGCTGCTGTTGGAGTTGGATTTTTTGCTAATGCATGGGTATTCAATGCTTTAAAAGGCAGGGTTTAGAATTTTGAGATTTAAAGAAATAAATAATTATAATAAAAAAAATAAAAAATGTCAGACGATAAGAAAGTAATTTTCTCAATGCAGAAATTGAGCAAAACCTATCAGGGAGCAGACAAACCAGTTCTTAAGAATATTTACCTTAGTTTCTTTTATGGTGCTAAGATTGGTATTTTGGGACTTAATGGTTCTGGAAAATCTTCTCTTTTAAAGATTATTGCTGGAGTTGACAAAAACTACCAAGGAGATGTAGTTTTTCAACCTGGATATACAGTAGGATATTTAGAGCAAGAACCAATTCTTGATGATTCTAAGACAGTTATCGAAATTGTTCGTGAAGGAGCTGCAGAAACAATGGCGGTTTTAGAGGAGTACAACCAAATCAATGACTTATTTGGTCTTCCAGAATACTACGAAGATCAAGATAAAATGGATAAATTGATGGACCGTCAAGCAGCATTGCAAGACAAAATCGATGCTCTTGGCGCTTGGGAAATCGATACTAAATTAGAAATCGCAATGGATGCGTTGCGTACTCCAGAAGGAGATACTCCAATCAAAAACCTTTCAGGAGGAGAGCGTCGTCGTGTAGCTTTATGCCGTTTGTTGTTGCAACAACCAGATGTATTGTTATTAGATGAGCCAACCAACCACCTTGATGCTGAGTCAGTTCTATGGTTGGAGCAGCATTTAGCGCAATATTCAGGAACTGTAATTGCTGTAACCCACGACCGTTATTTCTTGGATAATGTTGCCGGATGGATTCTAGAGTTGGATAGAGGAGAAGGTATTCCATGGAAAGGAAATTATTCTTCTTGGTTGGATCAAAAATCAAACCGTTTGGCTCAAGAGGAAAAGGTGGCTTCTAAACGTAGAAAAACTTTAGAGCGTGAGTTGGAGTGGGTTCGTCAAGGAGCTAAAGGTCGTCAGACTAAACAAAAAGCGCGTTTACAGAACTATGACAAATTATTAAATGAAGATCAAAAACAACTAGACGAAAAATTAGAGATCTATATTCCGAATGGTCCTCGTTTAGGAACAAATGTCATTGAGGCTAAAAATGTTGCGAAAGCTTTTGGTGATAAATTATTGTATGATAATTTGAACTTTACCTTGCCACAAGCTGGTATTGTTGGGATTATTGGACCTAACGGTGCTGGTAAATCGACTATTTTCAAAATGATAATGGGTGAACAAGCTACAGATAGCGGAGAATTTTCTGTCGGAGACACAGTGAAAATTGCTTATGTAGACCAGTCACACTCTAATATTGATCCAAACAAATCTATTTGGGAAAACTTTGCCGATGGTCAGGAATTGATAATGATGGGAGGAAAGCAAGTTAACTCAAGAGCCTATTTGTCACGTTTCAATTTTGGTGGCGGTGAGCAGAATAAAAAAGTTTCTATGCTTTCTGGTGGAGAGCGTAACCGTTTGCACTTGGCCATGACTTTGAAGGAAGAAGGAAACGTACTTTTACTGGATGAGCCTACGAATGATCTTGACGTAAATACACTTCGAGCTCTTGAAGAAGGTTTGGAGAATTTTGCTGGTTGTGCTGTAATTATTTCTCACGACAGATGGTTCTTAGATAGAATTTGTACACATATTTTAGCTTTCGAAGGTGACTCTGAAGTTTATTTCTTTGAAGGAAGTTTTTCTGATTATGAAGAAAATAAAAAGAAACGTCTAGGTGGTGATTTAACTCCGAAACGTTTGAAATACAGAAAATTGATCAGATAGTTTCTGATAAATTTCCAATAAAAAAAATCCCAAATTCCAATTAGTGTGAATTTGGGATTTTTTATTTCAAGTGTTTATGCGTTTAGTTTTGTCATTTCAGGAACAAGATCACGCTAAATTGGAATTTTTTAAAGAAATTTTGCTTTTAACTCTGGAGTCGGAATCATGCAACTTTCTTTCTTGCCATACCAATTGTATCTATTTTTTGCCACATAGTCGTAAATTCTATCACTAATAAAAATAGGAACAATTCTAAAAATTGAAATGAGTTTCCATAAGCCTCCAAAATTTTTTGCTATTTCAATTGCTGCAGAAGACTTATAAAAATATGCTGTTTTTGGATCATACAAAATAATACTATCCATTTTAGAAAAACTGATTCCTAAGTGTTTGCAGATTGAAATGCCCAAATCTGATTGCAATGCAACAAATCTGAAAATGTCTTTTTTGTCATGGTTTATAATATATTGCACAGCAGTACTGCACAGATTGCAAACTCCGTCAAAAAGAACTATTTTTTTATTTTCTGGAAGGCTTTCCATTTTATTAGGTTTGTTTCAAATTTTACATTTCACGTTTTGATATGCATGAAAGTGAGCTTGGATTATTATATTGTCTTTATTTGTTTTGTTTATTGAATTTTAATTTTTAATAAATTTTATAAATTAAAAATGACTTTGATAAATTCTTTAAGATGGATTTTAAAAAATAAAGCATCTTATTTATCCTATTTTGTAAAAACGTTTCTTAAATCGCTTTATTTTAATTTTTCTATTTTTTAACCGTTATTAAACACTGAAAATTTATTTTTTAACCGCTTCTACCAATTCCAATTCATCTAAACTTACTTTCGAAGTGAAAATTCCGTAATTAACCGTTGCTTTATTTTTTTCGATTAAATCAATACTTCCGACCGATCTTCCGTCGAGCATCCTTACTCTATCGCCAACTTTCAAAATTGGTTTTGGTTTTTCAATAACTGGCTTAAGTTTCTTCTCTTTTTTCTCTTTTCGAATTTCCTCAACTTTTACCTGTACTTCAGCAATAATTTCTTTCTGTTTTTCAACTTTTGCTTTTACTTCTTTCGGAGTTGCTTTTTTACGTTTAGAATTTTCGATCTCAACAATTTTTAAAAATTCACCAATTAGTTCTTTTTTGTTTTTGTTGTTAAAATACTTCTCGGCAATGTCGTCAATTTTTTGTCCAATGTAAATTATCTTTTGATTGCTGTCATATAATTCCTGATAACTTTCCAATTTTTGTTGGATTCTGGTATTGATATTTTCCATCTTTTTGCTTTCTTCTCGAGCACGAGTTTCTTCTTCTTTTAAATTCAAAGAAGTTTTTTCTAACTTCGAACGCTCTTTCTGTAAAGTAGCAATTGTTTTATCAAAACGAACTTTTCCAACTTCAATTTTCTTTTTTGCACGATTGATCAATCCAAACGGAATTCCATTTTTTTGAGCAACTTCAAATGTAAACGAACTTCCTGCCTGACCTAAAGCTAATTTGTACATTGGTTCAAGAGATTTTTCGTCAAACATCATATTGGCATTTGTAGCATATGGTAGCTCGTTTGCGAAAATTTTTAAATTGGAATAATGCGTTGTGATAATTCCGAACGCTTCACGATGATAAAATTCTTCCAGAAAAATTTCAGCCAAAGCGCCACCCAGTTCAGGATCAGAACCTGTACCAAATTCATCAATTAAAAACATGGTTTTGCTATTACATTTCTTTAAAAAGTAATTCATGTTTTTTAATCGGTAACTATAAGTACTTAGGTGATTTTCAATAGATTGATTGTCTCCAATATCGGTTAGGATTCTATCAAACAAAAAAGTTTCGCTTCTTTCGTGAACCGGAATCAAAATTCCAGATTGCAGCATTAATTGCAATAAGCCAACTGTTTTTAATGAAATGGTTTTCCCTCCAGCATTTGGTCCAGAAATTACAATAATTCTATTTTCTTGTTTTAACTCGATTGTCTGCGGATGCGTAACTTCTTTTTTCTGTTTATTGTTGAGATATAAAATCGGATGATACGCTTCTCTAAAGAATAATCTTCTTTCTTCTGTAATTGTTGGTAAGATTCCGTTTATTCGATTTGCATATTTTGCCTTTCCTGCAACAACATCAATATCACTTAAAAAGTCTTGATATTCAATTAATAAAGGAAGATATGGGCGAATTACATTTGATAAATTCTTTAAAATTCTTGTAATTTCTTCTTTCTCTTCATATTCCAAGTTGGCTAATTCACGAGAATACTTCAAAGTAGCTTCAGGTTCGATATATGCAATGCTTCCAGTTTTAGAACTTCCTAGAATTGAACCTTTTACTTTACGACGATACATGGCTAAAACCGCTAAAACTCTACGATTTTGTACAAAACTTTCTTTAATATCATCCAAATAACCTAAACCGTTGTACTGCGTTAAAGCTACACCAAAACTTTGATTTACTTTTCCGCGAACTAAGTTCATATTTTGTCTAATCCCAGCCAAAGCAGGAGAAGCATTGTCTTTTATTTCGCCATATTTATCTACAATTGCATCAATTGCAGTGATAATATCTTTGGTTAATTCTACTCTTGAAGCTCTAGCATTTAAGTTTGGATAATAGTCATCGAATTTTTTCAAGAAATTCAATAAGACATTTGTTGTTGCAGAAAGATTTGCGATTTTTCTAAAACTTCCAACTTCAAGAAAGCTGTCTTCGATTGCTAAGAATTTAATTTCATGCGTGATAGCGTCAAATCCATGATTTGGAATTGCATTATTATTTTGAAAAGAAGACACATACTCTGATGTTTGCATCAGCGATTGCATTAATTCTTCTTTGTCTCTAAATGGTTTTATTTGTAAAGCCTTTTCTTTTCCAATATCGGTGTTGCAACCATCTGAGATGGTTTCCAAAACAGTTGGAAATTGTAAGTCTTGTAATGTTTTTTCTGTAATACTGATCATTTAATTTCTTTATGAAAGTAGAGGCAAAAGTACGAAAACATTATGATTGAAATCTACAAGTAATCGCTAATTTTATGTAATAGTAAATATGATTTTAAGTAATAATTTCTGAAATTCGCATAAAAAAAATTATGGACGTAAAAATGCATTCTTCTTGGAAACCAGTTTTGAATGAAGAATTTGAAAAACCATATTTCAACGATTTAATCGAATTTGTAAAATCTGAATATGCAACAAAAGTTTGTTACCCAAAAGGGAATCAGATTTTTTCAGCTTTTGATCATTGTCATTTTGATGAAGTAAAAGTTGTTATTATTGGGCAAGACCCTTATCATGGGCCAAATCAAGCAAATGGATTGTGTTTTTCTGTAAATGATGGAATTCCTTTTCCACCATCACTTCAAAATATATTCAAAGAAATTCAAGACGATTTCAATATACCAATGCCTAATACAGGTAATTTGGAACGCTGGGCAGATCAAGGTGTTTTTCTGTTAAACGCAACTTTAACGGTAAGACAATCTGAAGCAGGAAGCCATCAGGGAAAAGGATGGGAAAAATTTACAGATGCAGTTATCAAGCAAATTTCTGCTGAAAAAGAAAATGTTGTTTTCTTACTTTGGGGAGGTTTCGCTCAAAAGAAAGCGGCTTTGATTGATGCTTCAAAACATCATATTCTAAAATCGGGTCATCCTTCGCCATTAAGCGCAAATAGAGGATTTTGGTTCGGGAATAAACATTTCAGTCAGACAAATGAATTCTTGAAATCTAAAGGATTGAAAGAAATTGAATGGTGATTTTCTAAAAGTGACAAAGACTCAGAGGGGCAAAATGAAAAACTTTGCGTCTTTGTGACTTTGCGAGAAATGTTTTTTATATAAAAAAAAATCTTTTGAATCTGCGAGAAACAAAAGAATTTAATTTATGTTATTTTTTTACAATTTCTTCTAAAACAGCTTTATTTTCGTAATTAACCACTTTTAGAATAATCTCTTGGTTTTTTACTGTTTTTCCTTCAATGATATAAAGTTTTCCTTTATTGAACGGAACATTACTTTGGTCAAAATCTACATCTCCATAAGTTAATGTATTTTTGACATCTGCTGTGTCAACCCATTTTTCACTTAAAGTCTGAACAGCTTTTGGAGAATATTGAAAAGGTTTTGTTCTAAGGTTGTTTAAAACTCGAGCATTTGGGAAATAATTACAACGAGTGTCTTTTCCAATAAAAAATCCTGATACAATAAAACATCCCATTACGAGACCAATCAGATAATATGCAAAACGGTATGCGAACTTCATGAAATAATTTTTTTGCAAAGGTACACTAAAGTTCCTTTAGAATACAAGTAAATTAATATCGTTATCAGGTAAATCAAACCAATCGCCAATTGCTTTATTGGTTAAAATTCCGTGATAAAGATAAATTCCGTTTTTAAGACCTTTGTTGCAACGAATTGCGCTTTCAATACCACCATCTTCAGCTATCTGATGCAGGTAAGGGGTTAGAATATTACTTATTGATAATGAGGCAGTTTTGGAGTATCGTGAAGGTATATTAGGTACGCAATAATGTAAAACATTACTTTTTATAAATGTAGGTTTTTCGTGAGTTGTAACTTCCGAAGTTTCAAAGCAACCGCCAGTATCGATGCTGACATCCACAATTACGGCACCTTTTTTCATGTGTTCAACCATTGTTTCATTAACAACAATCGGACATCTTTCTTTTCCTCGCATGGCACCAATGGCTACATCACAGCGTCTTAAAGCCTTTAATAGTCCTTTTTGCTGAATAGTTGAAGTAAAAATTCTTTGATTTAAATTGTTTTGGAGACGACGTAGTTTTGTAATAGAATTATCAAAAACTTTTACGTTCGCACCTAGTCCAATGGCAGTTTTGGCAGCAAATTCACCAACTGTTCCTGCTCCCAAAATAACAACTTCAGTAGGAGGAACGCCTGTAATGTTTCCAAACAAAAGGCCTTTTCCAAATTCGTTAGTAATCATTAATTCAGCTGCAATAAGGATTGAAGCCGTTCCTGCAATTTCGCTTAAAGATTTTACTGCAGGATAAGATCCGTCTTCATCTTTTATATATTCAAAAGCTAAGGCTGTAATCTTTTTTTGCGCTAGCGCTTCAAAGTATTCTTTCTTTTTAGTTTTAAGCTGAATAGCAGAA
The Flavobacterium humidisoli DNA segment above includes these coding regions:
- a CDS encoding type I restriction enzyme HsdR N-terminal domain-containing protein, producing the protein MLKLNFPAYTFRFKNSENKVSIFDEIRKKFIILTPEEWVRQHVVHFLMHEKKYPKSLINVEKVLTVNGLRKRYDVVVFNPDGSIHILVECKAPEVKISQATFDQIARYNMTMQARFLNVTNGLNHFYCQMDFENEKYEFLKNLPDYKENH
- a CDS encoding L-threonylcarbamoyladenylate synthase, which produces MAEFIKIYPDKPSEAAIAKVVKVLQNGGLVIYPTDTVYGLGCDITNSRALEKIARIKGVKLEKANFSFICHDLSNLSDYVRQINTSTFKILKRALPGPYTFILPGNNSLPKEFKKKTTVGIRVPDNNIILEIVRQLGNPVVSTSIRDEDDVIEYTTDPELIFEKWQNIVDLVIDGGYGDNVGSTIIDLSEHEPVIVREGKGDIDIL
- the holA gene encoding DNA polymerase III subunit delta, with translation MDEVVKIVNDIKAGDIKPIYFLMGEEPYYIDKLSEYIEQNVLAEEEKGFNQTVLYGRDVSIDDIVSTAKRYPMMAERQVVIVKEAQDLSRTIDKIESYVENPMQTTVLVFCYKYKTLDKRKKVTKLLGQKGVVYESKKLYENQVGDWIKRVLAGKKYTIDPKANAMLVEFLGTDLSKINNELEKLQIILPQGTMITAEHIEENIGFSKDYNVFELRKAIGERNQLKAYKIAENFAHNPKEYPLVMTTGLVFGFFVQLLKYHGLKDKNPKNVAATLGVNPFFLKEYDLAVKNYPMRKVSQIVGALRDIDVKSKGVGANALPQSDLLKEMLYKIFN
- a CDS encoding OmpA/MotB family protein, with protein sequence MRKIVIALSVLMALTSCVSKKKYAELEAKNKETQDLLNSCTVKLNTCLEEKAGLAATAESYKQHNQDLINSSKDLTILTTKGAENLEKSLESLKEKDLKISRLQDALTKKDSVTLALVTSLKGAVGINDPDIEINVEKGVVFISIADKLLFKSGSYDVSDKAKSVLAKVAKVVNDKPDFECMVEGHTDDVPYKSNGIILDNWDLSVKRSTSIVRVLTNDLGVNPAKLIAAGRSSYVPLVANDSAENKARNRRTRIVVMPKIDQFYDMIEKEMKKQQK
- a CDS encoding ATP-dependent helicase, whose protein sequence is MQKYIDQLNEAQRAPVLKKDGPMIIIAGAGSGKTRVLTIRIAYLMAQGIDAFNILSLTFTNKAAREMKHRISDIVGASEAKNLWMGTFHSIFARILRAESDHLGYPSNFTIYDSQDSARLISSIIKEMQLDRDIYKPKQVLGRISNYKNSLITVKAYFNNPELVEADAMAKRPRLGEIYQQYVDRCFKAGAMDFDDLLLKTNELLTRFPEVLAKYQDRFRYILVDEYQDTNHSQYLIVRALSDRFQNICVVGDDAQSIYAFRGANINNILNFQKDYEGVIMFRLEQNYRSTRNIVEAANTVMEHNKTKLDKVVWTANEFGPKIKVHRSLTDAEEGRFVASTIFEQKMQNQLHNGAFAILYRTNAQSRAMEDALRKRDIPYRIYGGLSFYQRKEIKDVLCYLRLVLNPKDEEALVRVINYPARGIGDTTVEKLTIAANHYKRSIWEVMVNIDKIDLKLNAGTKNKLKDFVTMIQSFQVIDQNQDAFYITDHVAKKTGLVQELKKDATPEGMAKIQNIEELLNGIKDFTEGQREIDGARGALSEFMEDVALATDLDKDTNDDDRVALMTIHLAKGLEFPHVFVVGMEEDLFPSAMSMSTRSELEEERRLFYVALTRAEHQAYLTYAQSRYRWGKLTDSEPSRFIEEIDGQFLEYLTPAETNYRYKSPIDGDIFGDVDKSKLRLAKPVGGTPPKHITDNSPKPDLNIRKLKPVSGNAPSNGNSNLFDSKLTVGNIVMHERFGKGEVMNLEGVGPDRKAEIKFEVGGIKKLLLRFAKLDVVG
- a CDS encoding glycosyltransferase family 2 protein; the protein is MEKIAVVILNWNGVKLLEQFLPSVIQFSEGAAIYVADNDSTDNSVAYVTEHFPTVKIVKNSGNYGFAKGYNDALKHIDAEIYALVNSDIEVTENWLQPILDTFEKENQTAIIQPKILDFKNKEYFEYAGAAGGFIDKYGFPFCRGRIFDTIEKDYGQYNDNIELFWASGACFFIRKNVFHELGGFDESFFAHQEEIDLCWRAANEGHIIKYNYQSVVYHVGGATLQQGNPKKTYLNFRNSLLMLVKNLPSKGLFFVIFFRMVLDGIAGIRFLTQGKFGHTLAILKAHFSFYCLSLKYLKKRKDFQIQQYYSVKSIVFLYYIKKLTLFKEIFNSIQNIKN
- a CDS encoding CAL67264 family membrane protein — its product is MGMNKNTILGWATLIMVLMGLLLIALGIFRYSDVSGWGFAAVGVGFFANAWVFNALKGRV